From Amycolatopsis sp. WQ 127309:
CGTCGCGGACGAACGCGCCGACGCCCGGGCGCTGCTCGTCCTCGCGGACCAGGAAGCCCAGCTGCACCGGTTCGGTGACGTACAGCTCACCGATCCGTTGCTGGGTCTCGTACGAGCACTCCCCCATCACCCGGCCGAGCATCACCCGGTGCTCCTCGGCCAGGTCCGTGGCCTCGGCGCTGTCCGGCGCGGCACCGGCGTCGAGGACGGCGTTCAGCCGGCCCACCCAGTCCTGGCGCGCCGCCTCGCCCGCGGCCAAGTCCTCCTTGGACAGTGCCGGCGCGCCCCGCCACTCGGGCGTGCTCCCCCAGCGCTGCGCCGCTTCCTCCGCGTAACCGTCCGGCTCCCGGAAGCCACCGAACACTGCGAACTTCTCCTCGGGCGTCAACGCGTTGCCCATGGCTCTCGCCTCCATCACACGATCGACGGCCGCGACCATCCGCCCCAGCTCGCCCATCCGCGCCACCAGCAGCTCCCGCTGCCGTTCGAGGTGCGCGTCGGCGTCGATGCCGGGGTCGTCGACGAGGGTCGCGATCGTCTCGAGGGGAAACCCGAGCTCCCGGTAGAACAGGATGCGCTGCAGCCGGTCGAGGTCGTCGTCGCCGTAGCTGCGGTACCCCGACGCCGTCCGCCCGCTCGGGCGGAGCAGGCCGATCTCGTCGTAGTGGTGCAGTGTCCGGACGGTGACCCCGGCGAGTGCGGCGACCTTGCCCACGGGATGCCCCATCGTTTCCCCTCCTCTGCGGCCGGTGTGGCCCTTGCCCGGACCACGGTGGTGCCTCACGCGACGTCAGGGTCAAGCGTCACCCTTCCGTAGCCCGCCACGCGCCGCCCGCGCGGTTAACCTGACTCGGGTGAAGGCCGAGGTGACGCTGGGTGTCGCGGGTGCGGTGATCGCCTTGGTCGCGGCGCTCATCGCGTACCTGCAGCTGCGCCGGACCCCGGCCCGCGACCGGCCGTCGCCCGCGGTGACCCGGCTCGTCCTCGGCGACCTCCCCCGTGCACCGCTCTCGGCGGTGCGCCGCGGTCCGCTGCTGGCCCGGATCGACGACGCCTTCGACGGCGGCGGGTTCTGCGTCCTGCTCGGCGGACGCGGGGCCGGCAAGACCCACCTCGCCGCCGCGTACGCCCGCGCGGCCGCCGCCGACGGGCGGTCCACGGTGGTCTGGATCAGCGCCGAGGATCCCGCGAACATCGTCCGGGCGTACGCCGGACTGGCCCGCCAGGCCGGGCAAGCCGACGCCGTCGCCGACGCCGAAGCCGCCGCGCGCACCGGGATGGCGTGGCTGGACACCGTCGAGCGGCCGGTCGTCGTGTTCGACAACGCGGCCGATCCCGACGCGCTCAACCGGTGGCTGCCCGCCCGCGCCCGTGTCCTCGTCACGAGCACCGTGCAGGCCTTCGAGATCCTCGGCGGCACGGTCGCGGTCGGCGGGTTCGACGAGGACGAGGCCGTCTGCTTCCTGTGCGCGAGGTCGGGCCGGGAAGCCGATGAGGCCGCGGCCGGCGTCGTCCGCGAGCTGGGCGGCCTGCCGCTGGCGCTCGCCCAGGCCGGTGGGGTCATCCGGCGGCAGCGCCTCACCTTCGCGACCTACCTGGAGCGGCTGTCGCACGCGCCGCTCAACGCGCTGCTGGAGCGGGTGCCCGGCGAGGGGTACCCCGCTCGCGTCGAGGACACGGCGCTGGAGTCGCTGCGGGCGGTGACGGCCCGCGACGGGCGGGCGCGGGCGATCGCCGAGTTCGTCGCCCTCCTCGCGCCCCGGGGCGTCCGGCGCGACTTGGCGCACCGGCTCGGCCCCGATCCGGTCGCCGTCGACGCCGCGCTCGGGGCCCTGACCGGCGCCTCCATCGCCGGCTTCGACGTCAGCGGCGAGATCGTCACCATGCACCGGCTCACCCAGCGGGCCGTCCTGAGCCGGCTGCACGCCGAGGAACGCCTGGCGGCCACCCTGGACCAGGCCTTCGACGCGCTCGAGCAGGAAACCGGGGGCTCGGACGAGAGCGACGGCTCCGCACCCGACGACCTGGCCGAGCACGTCGGCGCGGTGTGGCGGACCTTCCGCGCGCTGCCGTCGGTCGAGCTGACGCCGCGGCTCGAGCGGATCCTGCGGCTGCGGCGCTGGTCGGTGGGCCACCTCGCGGCAGCGGGCGCCCTCGCCGAAGCGCGGGCGCTGGGGCGGGAGGTGCTGGCCGACCACGACGCCTACCTGCTCGCCGGGCACGCCGACGTCGACCGCGCGGTGCGGTCGCTGCGGCTGGTCTGCGTCCGCGGCGAACGGACCGGCGAAGCGGTGGCCCTTTCCGAGCGGCTCGTCGAGCGCCGGACCCGGTGGTACGGCGAGCACGACGTGCGCACGCTCGGCGCCCGCAACTCACTCGGCTACGACCACGAGTGCCACGGGCAGCTCGACCGGGCGATCGCCGTGCACCGCGGCAACCTCGCCGACGTGGTGCGGGTGGCCGGGCCCGACCACCAGACCGCGCTCCACGCCCGCGTCAACCTCGGCAGCGCGCTCCGGTCGGCCGGTGAGCTCGCGGCGGCGGTGCCGGGTGTTCGAGGAGAACCTGCGGGAGAACGTCCGGGTGCACGGGCCGGATCACCCGTCGACGGTCAACGCCCGGGGCGAACTGGCCCGCACCTACGTCCGGTGCGGCCGGGTCACCGAGGGGATCGCGCTGCACGAACAGAACGCGGCGCGGACCGACGCGCCGTGGTGGGGACAGTACCGCGCGGCCGCCTACCAGGCCGCCGGGCGCCACGGCGACGCGATCGGGCTGTTGCGGCGGCTGCGCGACACCGCCGAGCGCGAGCAGCCCGCGGACAGCCTGGAGACGGTACGGCTGCGGCTCTTCCTGGCCCGGGCGCTGCTGGACGCCGGGAAGACCCGGGAGGCGCTGGAGCTGTTCGAGCGCACGGCCGGCGACCGGACCCGGCTGCTCGGCCCGGACCACACGGGCACGCTCAACGCCCGGCGCAACCTCGGCCTGGCGTTGGCGAGGGCCGGCAAGCCGGGCCCGGCACGCGAGACGCTCACCGCCGTCACCGCCGACTACCAGCGGGTGCTCGGACCGGAGCACCCGTACAGCCGGCAGGCCGGGAGCGACCTCGCCGGGCTGGCGGCGCCGGTCCGGCACCGCCGGGTGCGCCGCTAACCGTCACCGACGCCGGGTGCGCAGGTAGTCGCCCACCACCGCCGCACCCAGGCCGTCCAGGTCCGGGGCCACCACCCGGCCGCCCGAGCGGCGGGCGATGACGTCCACGAACGCCGTCAGCCGCGGGTCGTCGCCGAGGCGGAACACCGTCACCGACGCGCCCAGCTTGGCCAGGCGGTCCACTTCGGACAGTGTCTTGTGGAGGGTCTGCGGCTGCGGCGGGTAGTCGAAGACGGCCTCGCCGTCCGGTTCCAGGTGCGCGGTCGGCTCGCCGTCGGTGACCATCAGGACCACCGGCTGGGCGTCGGGATGACGTCGCAGGTGGCGCCCGGCCAGCAGCAGCGCGTGGTGGGCGTTGGTGCCCTGCTCCCACGCGCCCTCCAGCCCGACCAGCTCCGGCAGCTCCATGGACGTCGCGTAGCGGCCGAAGGTGATCAGCTGCAGCGCGTCGTTGCGGAACCGGGTGGTGATCAGCTGGTGCAGCGCCAGCGCGGTGCGCTTCATCGGCAGCCAGCGGCCTTCCGAGACCATCGACCACGACGTGTCGACCAGCAGCGCCACCGCGGCGCGGGACCGGTGCTCGGTCTCGACCACTTCGACGTCCTCGACGTCCAGCCGGACCGCGGACTCCCCCACCGACACCGAGCGCAGCACGGCGTTGCGGATCGTCCGCGGCACGTCCCAGGGCTGCATGTCCCCGAACCGCCACGGCCGCGACGCGCCGGTCGGCTCGCCCGCGGCGCCCGCCGACTCGGTCTCGCGGTCGCCGGACTTGCCGCGCAACGCGTTCACGATGTCCGACAGCGCCGTCTCGCCCAGGCGCCGCAACGCCTTGGGCGACAACCGGAGCGACCCGTCGGCGGCGCGCTCGAACAAGCCCTGGCGGCGCAGCTCACGCTCCAGTTCGGACAGTCGCCGCGCGTCGACGCCGGCGTCCTTGCCGAGCTGGCTCTCGAGCGCTTCCAGGTCGATGTCGTCCAGGCTCGCGCCGGGGTAGGACTGGCCCAGCTGCTCGGCCAGCGCGTCCAGCTCGGCGAGGTCGGCCATCGCCTGGGCGCCTTCGCCCATGCCGAGCGGGTTCTTGCCGCGGAAGCGTTCCGACGACGTCCAGTCCTCGCCCGGCCGGGCCGCGCGCAGCTGCGCGTCCAGATTCGACAGTTGCTCCGCGAGCCGCGGGTCGCCGAAGGCCTGCTGCGTCAGCTCGGCCAGCTCCGCGCGCTGCTCGGCGGACATCGAGTTGAGCATCCGCTGGGCCGCGGCGGACCGGGCCGCGAGGGCGTCGATCAGTTCCTCGACGTTCTGCGGGTTCTCCGGGAAGTACTCGCCGTGCTTGCCCATGAAGTCGTCGAAGCGCTCCTGGATGTCCTCGGCGCCCCGGGCGTGCGCGGAGAGGAGATCGTTGAGGTCCGAGAGCATCTCGTTGATCCGCTCGACGTCCTCGGGCCCGGCGTTCTGCAGCGCCTGCTTCATGCCCTGGAACCGGGACTCCATCAGCTCCTGGCCGAGCAGGTCCCGGATCTTCTGGTAGTTCTCCCGGCCCTGCTCGGAGCGCCAGTCGTACTCGGACAGCTCGTTGACGGCGGCGGCCGTGCCGGGCGGCAGGGCGTCCAGCTGGGCCTCGCGGAAGCGGGCGTCGTCGTCCGGGTCGGGGAACAGCTCGCGCCGTTCGGCTTCGAGGGCGTCCTGCAGGAGGCGCTGGACCTCCTGCAGGGTGCCGTCGAGGTTGTTGCGCCGCTGGATCTGCGAGCGGCGCTGCCACAGGCGCCGGGTCAGCTCGTCGAGCCCCGAGGTGCGGTCGGTGCCCCGGCGCAGCAGCTCCTCCAGCGCGGCGCGCGGCGACGAGCCGGCCATCACGTCGCGGCCGATCTCGTCGAGCGCGTCGTGCAGGTCGGCCGGCGGCGCGAGCGGGTCCGGCCCGTCGTGGAACGGGCCGTAGGAGTAGCCGTCGGGGAGCGGGACCGCGGTCATCGGCCGTAGACGGTGGTCGTGTCGTCGGAGTCCTTGGCGAGCCGCCGCGCCAGGAACAGCGATTCGAGGGCGAGTTCGACGGCGGCCGCGATCCGGCCGGCGGGTTCGTCGGGCGAGACGCCGGCGCGCGCGGCGACCTCGTGCAGCACCGGCAGCTCCGGCAGCGCCTTGAGGACGTCCTCGCCCGGCACGCGCTCGCCGGTGGCGACGAGGTGGCCGTCGGCGACCGCGTCGGCCAGCGGGCGCAGGTCGAGGCCGGCGAAGCGCTCGCGGGCGGTCTCGGCGATCGCCCGGCGCAGCAGGTGCACGAGGTGCTCGACCTCGCGGCCTTCCTCGCCCGGCTCGAACTCGATCTTGCCGCGCAGCACCGACGGCACCGCGTCGAGGTCGACCGGCCGGGCCACGGCGGGTTCCTCACCGGTCAGCGCCGAGCGGCGCAGGGCCGCGGCCGCCACGGTCTCGGCCGCCGCGACGGCGAACCGCGCGGAGACACCCGAGCGCTGGTCGATGACCGGCGACTCGCGGAGGTTCCGCACGAACCGGGCGATGACCTCCAGCAGCGGTTCGCCCACTTCCGCGACGAGGTGGGCCTCCTGCCGCACGACGGCGACCTCGGACTCGACGTCCAGGGGGTAGTGCGTGCGGATCTCGGCGCCGAAGCGGTCCTTCAGCGGGGTGATGATCCGGCCGCGGTTGGTGTAGTCCTCGGGGTTCGCGGTGGCGACGAGCAGGACGTCCAGGGGCAGCCGCAGCGTGTAGCCGCGGACCTGGATGTCGCGCTCCTCCATCACGTTGAGCAGCGCGACCTGGATGCGCTCGGCGAGGTCGGGCAGCTCGTTGATGGCGACGATGCCGCGGTGGGCGCGCGGGACCAGGCCGAAGTGGATGGTCTCGGGGTCGCCCAGGCTGCGGCCTTCGGCGACCTTCACCGGGTCGACGTCGCCGATCAGGTCGCCCACCGAGGTGTCCGGCGTGGCCAGCTTCTCGGTGTAGCGCTCGGAGCGGTGGCGCCAGGCCACGGGCAGGTCGTCGCCGAGCTCGGCCGCGCGCCGCAGCGACGCGGGCGTGATCGGCTGCAGCGGGTGCTCGCCCAGCTCGGAGCCCTCGATGACGGGCGTCCACTCGTCGAGGAGCCCGGAGAGGGTGCGGAGCAGGCGGGTCTTGCCCTGGCCGCGCTCGCCGAGCAGGACGACGTCGTGGCCGGCCAGCAGCGCGCGTTCGAGCTGCGGCAGCACCGTGCGGGAGAACCCGACGATGCCCGGCCAGGCGTCGACCCCCGTGCGGAGGGCGGTCAGCAGGTTGTCGTGGATCTCTTGCGCGATGGGCCGCGGCTCGTACCCGGCCGCGCGCAGGGCCCCGGCGGTGCGGGGAAGATCGTCTGGAACTACGTTCACCCGTTCGACGCTACTGCCGGATCGGCGGCCCGTCGATGTGGAGCGACTCCAGCGTGGGCGCGCTGCCGGGCCGCGAGGCGGCCCGGTAAAATAGGGCGTCGTGTGCCGACCCAGTGCGACCTTCGCCGTCTGGTCCAGCGCGTGGCTGAACGGAGCCGCCGCGTCCGACGATGTGCTCGACGCCCTGCTCGCGTGGGGTGAGGCGCACGACGTCGTCGCCGCCGACGCGGCCGCCGCGGAGGCGTTCGAGCTCCCGCTGGCCTTCAACCGCGCGGCCACCCCGGTCCAGTTGCTGATGGCCCTGCGTTCGCAGGGAGCGAAAAGCATGCGGCTGGTCCTCCCCGTCCCGGGTGATGTCCGGGGCCTCGGGGGCGGCGGCCCGTTCACCGAAGCGGCGTTGCGCGCCGGTGACGCGGTGGTGCTGCCCGAGCTCGGCTACGGGATCGTGCCGGAGCCGGTCGCCGAAGGCCTGATGCGCTGGACGGTGTTCTCGCTCGTCCCCCTGGCCGCCCCGCCGGAGTACGTCGCGCTGGGCGAGGCCGAGCACGGCCTGACCGACGCGATCCGCGCGAGTGCCGGCGCGCTCCAGACGTTGAACGTCGCCAGCGACCGGCCGGGAGTGCGCGCGGAACTGTCCGCCCACCTGCGCTCCCGCCCGGACGTCGACTGGCCGGCGGGCACACCTGGACGGTCACTGCGGGTGCTGCAGCGTGCCGAGGAGATCTCGGCGATCCTGGCGATCGCCGAAACCGACGACCCGGGTGGGGCGCTGTCGGCATCGGCGTCGAACCTGCGGGCCCAGGCGCTGCGGCCGCTGTCTGACGCCGTGCGGATCGCCCGGTGCGCCGCCGTCAACGAGGCCGTGCGGGTCTTCGCGGAGCAGACCGCTCGCGAAGGCTGACGTCTCAGCGGTTCGTGCCGGTCGTGATGTGCCCGAACAGCCCCGGACGCGGACCTCGCTCCCGTGGTCGCTCCCGTGGTCAGCGAACTCCCCCGCCGCGATCCCCAGTACCGTGGCGGCCATGGTCGAGGACACCTGGGCCGCGCTGGCCGACCAGTTCG
This genomic window contains:
- a CDS encoding ATP-binding protein, which encodes MNVVPDDLPRTAGALRAAGYEPRPIAQEIHDNLLTALRTGVDAWPGIVGFSRTVLPQLERALLAGHDVVLLGERGQGKTRLLRTLSGLLDEWTPVIEGSELGEHPLQPITPASLRRAAELGDDLPVAWRHRSERYTEKLATPDTSVGDLIGDVDPVKVAEGRSLGDPETIHFGLVPRAHRGIVAINELPDLAERIQVALLNVMEERDIQVRGYTLRLPLDVLLVATANPEDYTNRGRIITPLKDRFGAEIRTHYPLDVESEVAVVRQEAHLVAEVGEPLLEVIARFVRNLRESPVIDQRSGVSARFAVAAAETVAAAALRRSALTGEEPAVARPVDLDAVPSVLRGKIEFEPGEEGREVEHLVHLLRRAIAETARERFAGLDLRPLADAVADGHLVATGERVPGEDVLKALPELPVLHEVAARAGVSPDEPAGRIAAAVELALESLFLARRLAKDSDDTTTVYGR
- a CDS encoding tetratricopeptide repeat protein yields the protein MSSRRRCRVFEENLRENVRVHGPDHPSTVNARGELARTYVRCGRVTEGIALHEQNAARTDAPWWGQYRAAAYQAAGRHGDAIGLLRRLRDTAEREQPADSLETVRLRLFLARALLDAGKTREALELFERTAGDRTRLLGPDHTGTLNARRNLGLALARAGKPGPARETLTAVTADYQRVLGPEHPYSRQAGSDLAGLAAPVRHRRVRR
- a CDS encoding MerR family transcriptional regulator encodes the protein MGHPVGKVAALAGVTVRTLHHYDEIGLLRPSGRTASGYRSYGDDDLDRLQRILFYRELGFPLETIATLVDDPGIDADAHLERQRELLVARMGELGRMVAAVDRVMEARAMGNALTPEEKFAVFGGFREPDGYAEEAAQRWGSTPEWRGAPALSKEDLAAGEAARQDWVGRLNAVLDAGAAPDSAEATDLAEEHRVMLGRVMGECSYETQQRIGELYVTEPVQLGFLVREDEQRPGVGAFVRDAIRANAVRRG
- a CDS encoding VWA domain-containing protein, with product MTAVPLPDGYSYGPFHDGPDPLAPPADLHDALDEIGRDVMAGSSPRAALEELLRRGTDRTSGLDELTRRLWQRRSQIQRRNNLDGTLQEVQRLLQDALEAERRELFPDPDDDARFREAQLDALPPGTAAAVNELSEYDWRSEQGRENYQKIRDLLGQELMESRFQGMKQALQNAGPEDVERINEMLSDLNDLLSAHARGAEDIQERFDDFMGKHGEYFPENPQNVEELIDALAARSAAAQRMLNSMSAEQRAELAELTQQAFGDPRLAEQLSNLDAQLRAARPGEDWTSSERFRGKNPLGMGEGAQAMADLAELDALAEQLGQSYPGASLDDIDLEALESQLGKDAGVDARRLSELERELRRQGLFERAADGSLRLSPKALRRLGETALSDIVNALRGKSGDRETESAGAAGEPTGASRPWRFGDMQPWDVPRTIRNAVLRSVSVGESAVRLDVEDVEVVETEHRSRAAVALLVDTSWSMVSEGRWLPMKRTALALHQLITTRFRNDALQLITFGRYATSMELPELVGLEGAWEQGTNAHHALLLAGRHLRRHPDAQPVVLMVTDGEPTAHLEPDGEAVFDYPPQPQTLHKTLSEVDRLAKLGASVTVFRLGDDPRLTAFVDVIARRSGGRVVAPDLDGLGAAVVGDYLRTRRR